gaaaccatcgacggtttcagacaaaACGTCAACGGTTTATTACCGAGACCAAACCATCAATGTTACCCTGCAAAACCGTCCACGTTTTCTTTTGCAAGTGAGTTTCTCTGTTTTTCTTCACCATGCCTGCTTTGTACATGCGTTCCACTTAAAATATACAAGCCACATATTACAATAGTTAGGATAATTAAAATATTCTTAATTTATGTTATTTAATTTAACATCTAAATTTAATGGACTCAAGGAAAAATTAAATGGCAGAAGATGATTCATATGCCAAACTACACACAGCAGAATTTAAGGCCATTGTAATTGTAGAGCTATATTGAATCAAATTTCCAttcttaataatatttgatatagagataaaatacaatggaaaattgatctccttcatttttcttttcctttgttttctCAAACAAAGTCTTGATCCAAATGGAGCGTAAAAGAAATTTTGGGAGGAAAATGGCAAAGAAATACATTATATGCTTTTGCTACTgcagggggggggggaggggggaggaaTGTAATCAAGGAGGACTAGCAACACAACTCTGTAAAATAGAGGAAATTCAGAACTAACAAAGCAACTTGTGATCAAAGGCTGCAACGGTTTCTATCATTTACCAATGAAAAAAATGTTTCTCTCTATCACACTATTGAAGCTTGTGCTTCAATCAGAAAATGgacctttttaaaaaattttgtggCAGACTTGGGCTTATCTCTTTTATTGGATCATATGAAGCTTGGAAAAACAAAAGCTATAAAATAAGACTGAGAGACCCTAGGATTCAAAAGTTCCCACAATCCTAGTAGGTATAAAATAAGACTGAGAGACCCTAGGATTCAAAAGTTCCCACAATCCTAGTAGGTAAACCACAATCCCATAGGAATCCTGCTTCTGAAAGATTGTAGGAATCGTATCCTTTTCTGATATTTGGACCATAGAATTGAAAGATCCTAAGAGCTGGGTCTGAGATTTTAACAAAACTGCATATATgcgtatttttcataaaaatacagTGTCTCATGAAGGAAATAGCAAATTATGGTACCAAAGCAATACCAAATTATAGCTTCATTATTACAAATTTCAGTTATTATCTTCACTAAAAACTGAAATGTCACACAAAAATGATGATTGAACCAAACTTCCTTCACATATACAGTCACAAAAGGCAAATGCAAAAGACAAACCATTGACACCCAAAAAGCAACACCATACACCACAGATAATTCTTTTGTTACATCTGTATATCATCGACTAAcgattaagaaaatgaaaaaagaaggaaaaaaaaaaaaccacatatATCAAATTAAGATAACAGAAGAAATACAAAattaaggaagaagaagaagaagctgcaTGCCTCAAATTTAATAGAAAAACGATAAGGTAGAGGGTGGGGGATACGTACCTTGAGGGTTTGAACAACTGAATCAAAATTGGAGACAGAGAAGCAAATGTGGTGTCCTCTGGGGAGGTGCTTGGGGTCGGCGACAGCGGAGGTGGAGCTCCAGGGGCCCTCCGGCAACCTGGATTCTGGGTCCCTCTGGATGAGATGGAGGGCGAAAGCAGGGGGCAACCTCAGCCATATGACCTCCAATTTCCCAAAGTCTGGATTCTCAATCTGCTCAAACCCAAAGATCTGCAGCACACCGCCACTTCCATCTCAACAAAATAATTATTAAACCCAAAACCGGTAAGTGAATGAAAGTGGAAGAGGAAGGAAGGAAGGAAATGGGATAAATTTTTTTTAGGGCAAAAATTAGAGGACCTCTTGGTAGAACTTGGCGAGGCACTTCACGTCTGCGGATTCTCTGGCAATGTGGTTGATGCAAACGTCCTTGGCTGCGGCCATTTTCGGTGGAGCTGGTGAGCTGTTTTCTTCTCTCTATCGGGT
This genomic stretch from Malania oleifera isolate guangnan ecotype guangnan chromosome 3, ASM2987363v1, whole genome shotgun sequence harbors:
- the LOC131150707 gene encoding lactoylglutathione lyase, producing MAAAKDVCINHIARESADVKCLAKFYQEIFGFEQIENPDFGKLEVIWLRLPPAFALHLIQRDPESRLPEGPWSSTSAVADPKHLPRGHHICFSVSNFDSVVQTLKEKGIETFEKTLPDGKTKQIFFFDPDGNGLEIVSRESA